One window of Akkermansia biwaensis genomic DNA carries:
- a CDS encoding tetratricopeptide repeat protein, protein MQIPSTRHHTIPAAMAACAAFLLSLGGLSSAASGNTPPPASALSQDEQALLKNKKYQQGLKDLAAHLPLEASKNFQESLKTKNLSESQKAIIRPFLAEALIRAHKTDEGLSLWEQLPDSVLKSYWTAMGLFNKGYFTRALEKLSSIPDSDPLSVYAFQLKAQLARQLGDQQLLVESLIRLGRTDSPSVSHTANILLADTLAGMQNYTEAQAILEQVKNSLSGTEKPPILLPYAELVDGKISVIQGNVDQAIKTFASIADNTSYPAKIRDLARVALAEGEILREKRNPGQAEEEARAQQPEEENIHTAGTGEDRLITFIGGKADSPLLMDAFNILLRENTFRTDPQALEKLTGWVNSKDATRQPAAMYAMGSLLLEKGDLAGAIKLAGDGLAKYPQNVPVQTLCLNIITALLEKGRTEDAERLISKYPGTSAGIIFQQGALAFQKGDYPLAQKLFREASRRGTEKTAETALFNENLSALHANDAKGAAALVREAAGSAKLREHILFEQAHYAAKRMNPEATELLAGFVAVAEDPALKTQARLDQAEVALNLNPPDIQTVQSTLPLLEKEQLTPDQAMQLGRLKILLAENLQEWTEAIQACRQTIVLDKDGKQADALYLKLGELLYKNGDFHEAQLVLQPFPSKYPDSPLKAAALFLAGKAAQQSNTVNTLEAALTIFQTLGAGTTQFAQAAKIEEASVLLRMGKADQCIAVLDELLSKPLPRYMRLLALSIQADAWVTKEDTHSDTLRKAINLCTEILNTPNLGLAWKFKTLTQRAQFYERLNDQEKALDDYASVLVHTPSGSSANKRRDWHWFYNAGFASIRLMGQAQNWDGALALARKLAQTSGPRAREAAAYARRIQLEHFIWQEDPAETEQPPEMQAAPEQAPQ, encoded by the coding sequence ATGCAAATACCCTCCACCAGGCACCACACCATCCCCGCCGCCATGGCGGCATGCGCCGCGTTCCTGCTGTCCCTGGGGGGCCTCTCCTCTGCGGCGTCAGGCAACACTCCTCCCCCCGCTTCCGCCCTGTCGCAGGACGAACAAGCGCTATTGAAAAACAAAAAATACCAGCAGGGCCTGAAGGACCTGGCTGCACACCTCCCGCTGGAAGCCAGCAAAAACTTTCAGGAAAGCCTGAAAACGAAAAACCTCTCGGAATCTCAAAAGGCCATCATCAGGCCGTTCCTTGCGGAAGCCCTGATCCGCGCCCACAAGACGGATGAAGGCCTCTCCCTGTGGGAACAACTGCCGGACTCCGTTCTGAAATCCTATTGGACGGCCATGGGCCTGTTCAACAAGGGATACTTCACCAGGGCTCTGGAAAAACTCTCCTCCATCCCGGACTCCGATCCCCTCTCCGTTTACGCCTTCCAGTTGAAAGCCCAGCTGGCCCGGCAGCTCGGAGACCAGCAGCTTCTCGTGGAATCCCTGATCAGGCTGGGCCGCACGGACTCTCCCTCCGTTTCACACACCGCCAACATCCTGCTGGCGGACACCCTGGCCGGCATGCAGAACTATACGGAGGCGCAAGCCATCCTCGAACAGGTAAAAAACAGTCTGTCCGGCACGGAAAAGCCGCCCATCCTGCTTCCCTATGCAGAACTGGTGGACGGAAAAATATCGGTCATCCAGGGCAATGTAGATCAGGCCATTAAAACATTTGCTTCCATTGCGGACAACACCTCCTACCCTGCAAAAATCCGTGATCTGGCACGGGTGGCACTGGCGGAAGGGGAAATTCTCCGGGAAAAACGCAATCCGGGGCAGGCGGAGGAAGAAGCGCGCGCGCAGCAGCCGGAAGAGGAAAACATCCACACCGCCGGAACGGGAGAAGACCGGCTCATCACCTTCATCGGCGGAAAGGCGGACTCCCCTCTGCTGATGGACGCCTTCAACATCCTTCTGAGAGAAAACACCTTCCGTACCGACCCTCAGGCACTGGAAAAACTCACAGGCTGGGTGAACTCCAAAGACGCCACACGGCAGCCTGCGGCCATGTACGCCATGGGCAGCCTTCTTCTGGAAAAGGGAGACCTGGCGGGAGCCATCAAGCTTGCCGGAGACGGCCTTGCCAAATATCCGCAGAACGTTCCCGTCCAGACTCTCTGTCTGAACATCATCACGGCCCTCCTTGAAAAAGGACGCACGGAAGATGCGGAACGCCTCATATCCAAATACCCGGGCACATCTGCCGGCATCATCTTCCAGCAGGGCGCCCTGGCCTTCCAAAAGGGGGATTACCCCCTGGCTCAAAAACTATTCCGTGAAGCGTCCCGGCGCGGCACGGAAAAAACGGCGGAAACCGCGCTCTTCAATGAAAACCTGTCTGCCCTGCATGCCAACGACGCGAAAGGCGCGGCCGCCTTGGTCCGGGAAGCCGCAGGCTCTGCAAAGCTGCGGGAACACATCCTCTTTGAACAGGCTCACTATGCGGCCAAAAGAATGAACCCGGAAGCCACGGAACTTCTGGCTGGCTTCGTGGCCGTGGCGGAAGACCCCGCTCTGAAAACCCAGGCGCGCCTGGACCAGGCGGAAGTGGCTCTGAATCTCAATCCTCCGGACATCCAGACTGTGCAATCCACCCTCCCGCTGCTGGAAAAAGAACAGCTCACCCCGGACCAGGCCATGCAGCTCGGCCGCTTGAAAATCCTGCTGGCGGAAAACCTCCAGGAATGGACGGAGGCCATCCAGGCATGCCGGCAAACCATTGTTCTGGACAAGGATGGAAAGCAAGCCGATGCCCTGTACCTCAAACTTGGAGAACTCCTGTACAAAAACGGCGACTTCCATGAAGCCCAGCTGGTGCTCCAGCCCTTCCCCTCCAAATACCCGGACAGCCCCCTGAAAGCGGCGGCCCTCTTCCTGGCAGGAAAGGCGGCACAGCAAAGCAACACCGTCAACACGCTGGAAGCGGCCCTCACCATCTTCCAGACTCTGGGGGCGGGAACAACGCAATTTGCCCAAGCCGCCAAAATAGAAGAAGCCTCCGTCCTGCTGCGCATGGGAAAAGCGGACCAGTGCATCGCCGTACTTGACGAACTGCTTTCCAAGCCACTGCCGCGCTACATGCGGCTGCTGGCCCTCTCCATCCAGGCGGATGCGTGGGTAACCAAGGAAGACACCCACTCAGACACCCTCCGCAAAGCCATCAACCTATGCACGGAAATCCTGAACACTCCCAATCTGGGACTGGCATGGAAATTCAAAACCCTTACCCAGCGGGCCCAATTCTACGAAAGGCTGAACGACCAGGAAAAAGCCCTGGATGACTATGCTTCCGTTCTGGTCCATACGCCCAGCGGCAGTTCCGCCAACAAGCGCCGGGACTGGCACTGGTTCTACAACGCGGGATTTGCCTCCATCCGCCTCATGGGACAGGCACAAAACTGGGACGGCGCCCTGGCCCTGGCCAGAAAGCTGGCGCAAACCTCCGGCCCCAGAGCCAGGGAAGCGGCAGCCTATGCGCGCCGCATCCAGCTGGAGCACTTCATCTGGCAGGAAGACCCGGCTGAAACGGAACAGCCGCCGGAAATGCAGGCCGCCCCGGAACAAGCCCCCCAGTAA
- a CDS encoding M23 family metallopeptidase, whose translation MHSKFLLFLSGCFLFLWSASYLAADIAVRFPTSNTALLNDRPQDFYMYVDRNFEGQKSQPWQAGAYGFTRTLVRTQAGPVATKFHEGIDIKPLKRDAAGVPLDDVHPVAGGIVVHASANPAHSNYGRYVVIEHWLKDGPLYSLYAHLASVNCREGDQVGTGNVIGRLGYSGAGLNKTRAHLHLELCLKLQDNFQPWYDSLKMGTPNRHGNYNGLNLAGFDAAPVLIHCKDGEEFSLSRHISSLPVQYVVRVPSTGKIPSLVKNYPFLLKPGPSQPKSWEISFTGPGVPTSVTPSAEPCSEPAVIRAVPHPFSQLYRTCNRVSGSSKEPRLTASGKRYIRLIFMGTEP comes from the coding sequence ATGCACAGCAAGTTCCTCCTGTTCCTGTCCGGATGCTTCCTGTTCCTGTGGAGCGCCTCTTATCTGGCGGCGGACATTGCCGTGCGCTTCCCCACCTCAAACACGGCCCTTCTGAACGACCGTCCGCAGGACTTTTACATGTACGTGGACCGGAACTTCGAGGGGCAGAAATCCCAGCCCTGGCAGGCCGGTGCCTACGGCTTTACCCGCACCCTGGTCAGAACCCAGGCAGGCCCGGTAGCCACCAAATTTCATGAAGGCATTGACATCAAGCCCCTCAAAAGGGATGCCGCAGGCGTCCCCCTGGACGATGTCCACCCGGTGGCTGGCGGCATCGTGGTCCATGCTTCCGCAAACCCTGCGCACAGCAACTACGGCCGCTACGTCGTCATTGAACACTGGCTGAAAGACGGACCGCTCTATAGCCTTTACGCCCACCTCGCCTCCGTCAACTGCCGGGAGGGGGACCAGGTAGGCACCGGAAACGTCATCGGACGCCTGGGCTATTCCGGCGCAGGGCTGAACAAAACACGGGCCCACCTGCATCTGGAGCTCTGTCTCAAGCTCCAGGACAACTTTCAACCCTGGTATGACAGCCTGAAAATGGGCACGCCCAACCGCCACGGCAATTACAACGGCCTGAACCTGGCGGGCTTTGATGCGGCGCCTGTCCTCATCCACTGCAAGGACGGGGAGGAATTCTCCCTGTCCCGCCATATCTCTTCCCTCCCGGTGCAATACGTAGTGCGCGTTCCCTCCACCGGAAAAATACCCAGCCTGGTCAAAAACTATCCCTTCCTGCTGAAACCGGGTCCGTCACAGCCCAAATCCTGGGAAATCAGTTTCACCGGACCCGGAGTTCCCACCTCCGTCACTCCTTCTGCGGAACCCTGCAGTGAACCTGCCGTCATCCGGGCTGTTCCCCATCCCTTCTCCCAACTGTACAGAACCTGCAACCGCGTTTCCGGTTCCAGCAAGGAACCCAGGCTGACGGCTTCCGGAAAACGCTACATCCGGCTCATTTTCATGGGAACGGAACCATAA
- a CDS encoding flavoprotein: MACIILGVTGSIAAYKAADIASALVKHGHDVHCVCTAKALEFVTPLTLHTISRNPVFSSFDDEKGEWVPPHIQLAQNADLLVVAPATANTMANFAHGMAPDMLSSLYLACKAPVLICPAMNVHMWEHPATRKNAEILKQRKRHHIFGPAEAGILACGAAGAGKLMPVELIVEKTLSLLQ, translated from the coding sequence ATGGCCTGCATCATCCTAGGCGTCACCGGCTCCATTGCCGCGTACAAGGCGGCGGACATCGCTTCCGCCCTCGTCAAGCACGGACATGACGTGCACTGCGTCTGCACGGCCAAGGCCTTGGAATTCGTCACGCCCCTCACTCTCCACACCATCTCCCGCAACCCCGTTTTCTCCTCCTTTGACGATGAAAAAGGGGAATGGGTTCCCCCCCATATCCAGCTGGCTCAAAACGCCGACCTCCTGGTTGTGGCGCCCGCCACGGCAAACACCATGGCAAACTTTGCCCACGGCATGGCGCCGGACATGCTCAGTTCCCTCTACCTGGCCTGCAAGGCCCCCGTGTTAATTTGCCCCGCCATGAACGTCCACATGTGGGAGCATCCCGCCACCCGGAAAAACGCGGAAATCCTGAAACAGCGGAAACGTCACCACATCTTCGGCCCTGCCGAGGCCGGCATCCTTGCGTGCGGAGCGGCCGGAGCCGGCAAGCTGATGCCCGTGGAACTGATTGTGGAAAAAACGCTTTCCCTTCTGCAGTAA
- a CDS encoding PDZ domain-containing protein — translation MPAPFKVTAVPQQANGESYTTLAARMGKDFIAALIPYRVFKNGAVTYHLGGKETPPLQVWAQEKLTGLTLFKVNPALLSGTSPAIAASTTLRRGARLAFTNSENEPTLGIYVGMEHSIGDISFPLRLIRAQFPKLAAPPIGQPCYDADNRLVGIVLGVSRKGTCHLLPAQAISFLAENPKAKRVRLGCLLDINSSTPVVEGIINGGPLARSGIQTGDILMSINDVPIRNYGDMLDATYYLTGEKPLTIQVIRGTQIVESKGIIPTQDSR, via the coding sequence GTGCCTGCTCCTTTTAAGGTAACGGCTGTTCCTCAACAGGCAAACGGAGAATCATACACGACCCTGGCCGCCCGGATGGGCAAAGACTTTATTGCCGCCCTGATCCCTTACAGGGTTTTTAAAAACGGAGCCGTAACCTACCACCTGGGCGGCAAGGAAACACCGCCCCTCCAGGTATGGGCGCAGGAAAAGCTTACGGGACTGACGCTGTTCAAGGTAAATCCCGCGCTTCTCTCCGGCACCTCCCCTGCCATCGCCGCAAGTACTACCCTCAGACGGGGCGCCAGGCTTGCCTTCACCAACAGCGAAAATGAACCCACACTGGGCATTTACGTGGGCATGGAACACTCCATAGGGGACATCAGCTTTCCGTTGCGTCTCATCCGCGCTCAATTCCCCAAACTGGCTGCACCCCCGATCGGCCAGCCGTGCTATGATGCGGACAACCGTCTCGTCGGCATCGTTCTGGGCGTTTCCCGCAAGGGCACCTGCCATCTTCTCCCGGCCCAGGCCATCTCTTTCCTGGCAGAAAACCCCAAAGCCAAACGGGTGAGGCTGGGCTGCCTGCTGGACATCAACTCATCCACGCCCGTCGTGGAAGGAATCATCAACGGCGGCCCGCTGGCGCGCAGCGGCATCCAGACCGGAGACATTCTCATGAGCATCAACGACGTCCCCATTCGCAACTACGGGGACATGCTGGATGCCACCTACTACCTCACAGGAGAAAAGCCCCTGACCATCCAGGTCATCCGCGGGACCCAGATCGTGGAAAGCAAAGGCATTATCCCCACGCAGGATTCCCGCTGA
- a CDS encoding RNA polymerase sigma factor codes for MSGPIDYTTLEDTELVARAREGDSRAFDELVIRHSRKLHATLYQMTDNYDDAYDIAQEAFSKAYRALRYFNGQSAFYTWLHSIAVNHARNFLKKRNRRMTYSLDDDEYGDHTEKDMNMADETDGADPERRTHLNELQLKINEALKKLSTKHREVVVLHDVKGLNHTEISALLGISEGTLRSRLHYAHKELQGLLAEYLS; via the coding sequence ATGTCGGGCCCCATTGATTATACGACCCTGGAAGACACTGAACTGGTCGCCAGAGCTCGGGAAGGAGATTCCCGTGCTTTTGACGAGCTGGTGATCCGCCACAGCCGTAAGCTCCATGCCACGCTGTACCAAATGACGGACAACTACGACGATGCCTATGACATCGCCCAAGAAGCGTTTTCCAAAGCCTACAGGGCCTTGCGCTACTTCAACGGTCAAAGCGCATTTTACACATGGCTTCACTCCATTGCCGTCAACCATGCCAGGAACTTCCTGAAAAAGCGCAACCGCAGAATGACCTACAGCCTGGACGACGACGAATACGGCGACCATACGGAAAAGGACATGAACATGGCGGATGAAACGGACGGGGCGGATCCCGAACGCCGCACTCATTTAAACGAACTTCAGCTCAAGATCAACGAAGCGCTCAAAAAGCTCTCCACAAAACACCGTGAAGTTGTGGTTCTGCACGATGTCAAAGGGCTTAATCATACGGAGATTTCCGCCCTTCTCGGCATCTCGGAAGGAACGCTCAGATCCCGATTGCATTATGCCCACAAGGAACTCCAGGGATTGCTGGCGGAATATCTTAGCTAA
- a CDS encoding amidophosphoribosyltransferase — protein MSDFLKHECGVAAIRLLKPLSYFQDKYGSTLWAFNKLLILMEKQHNRGQDGAGIGCVKLNMPLGQPYLFRTRDASKDALTTIFNGQIKKLNKKIRRGQVNLKDAEDIKNNFDYGGEILMGHLRYGTSGLFDEGSCHPYLRRTNWPTRTLMVLGNFNMTNTPELNQRMIERGQHPVFGTDTQTVLEEIGYHLDEAHTDLYRALRDSGMPGPEIPHAISSQLNIQEIIHNSAQRWDGGYAIMGAIGNGDYFCLRDPHGIRPCHYLITDEFIAVASERVPLMTVFEVESEQVYELPPANMLSIKADGTHAITEFTTPLKPTPCSFEKIYFSRGNDPIVYRERKALGAALTPQIVDSLEDRFDKSAITYIPNTAETAYYGLLEGLRVYRRKRVHAQLLEALRNGTLDEKMLDSAILKRWPRGEKIAHKDIKMRTFITQEKSRAQLVSHVYDLTYGAVGPEDVLVAIDDSIVRGTTLKKSILRILGRTNPRKIVVASTAPQIRYPDCYGIDMSELGNFIAFQAAVSLIKQHGKGRLLEEVFQACKAELAKPREERRNCVKAIYNGLTDAEISREITRLVTPHDAPCPVEVIFQTIENLHASIEGPCGDWYFTGDYPTPGGYTTVNVAYMRWFEGKGGRAYDLPL, from the coding sequence ATGAGCGATTTTCTTAAACACGAGTGCGGCGTAGCCGCCATTCGCCTGCTTAAGCCTCTCTCTTATTTTCAGGACAAATACGGCAGTACCCTCTGGGCATTCAACAAGCTGCTCATCCTGATGGAAAAGCAGCACAACCGCGGCCAGGACGGCGCGGGCATCGGCTGTGTGAAGCTCAATATGCCTTTGGGGCAACCCTACCTGTTCCGCACCAGGGACGCCAGCAAGGACGCCCTTACCACCATCTTCAACGGCCAGATCAAAAAGCTCAACAAGAAAATCCGCCGCGGCCAGGTCAACCTGAAAGATGCGGAAGACATCAAGAACAACTTCGACTACGGCGGTGAAATCCTGATGGGGCATCTGCGCTACGGCACCTCCGGCCTCTTTGACGAAGGCTCCTGCCATCCCTACCTGCGCCGCACCAACTGGCCCACGCGCACGCTGATGGTGCTGGGCAACTTCAACATGACCAACACGCCGGAACTCAACCAGCGCATGATTGAACGCGGCCAGCATCCCGTCTTCGGCACGGACACGCAGACCGTCCTGGAAGAAATCGGCTACCATCTGGACGAAGCCCATACGGACCTTTACCGTGCCCTGCGGGACAGCGGTATGCCCGGTCCGGAAATTCCCCACGCCATCTCCTCCCAGCTCAACATTCAGGAAATCATCCACAACTCCGCCCAGCGCTGGGACGGCGGCTACGCCATCATGGGGGCCATCGGCAACGGAGACTACTTCTGCCTGCGCGACCCCCACGGCATCCGCCCCTGCCACTACCTGATTACGGACGAATTCATCGCGGTGGCCTCCGAACGCGTCCCCCTGATGACCGTATTTGAAGTGGAAAGCGAACAGGTGTACGAGCTTCCCCCCGCCAACATGCTTTCCATCAAGGCGGACGGCACGCACGCCATCACGGAATTCACCACCCCGCTGAAACCCACTCCCTGCTCCTTTGAAAAAATCTACTTCTCCCGCGGCAACGACCCCATCGTCTACCGGGAACGCAAGGCTCTCGGCGCGGCCCTGACGCCTCAAATCGTGGACTCCCTGGAAGACCGTTTTGACAAATCCGCCATCACCTACATTCCCAACACGGCGGAAACCGCCTATTACGGACTCCTGGAAGGACTGAGGGTATACCGCCGCAAACGCGTCCATGCCCAGCTTCTGGAAGCCCTCCGGAACGGAACGCTGGATGAAAAAATGCTGGACAGCGCCATTCTGAAACGCTGGCCGCGCGGTGAAAAAATCGCGCACAAGGACATCAAGATGCGCACCTTCATCACGCAGGAAAAAAGCCGCGCCCAGCTCGTCTCCCACGTATATGATCTTACATACGGAGCCGTGGGGCCGGAAGACGTCCTCGTCGCCATTGACGACTCCATCGTCCGCGGCACCACGCTGAAAAAATCCATTCTGCGCATCCTGGGACGCACCAATCCCCGGAAAATCGTCGTCGCTTCCACCGCTCCGCAAATCCGGTATCCGGACTGCTATGGAATCGACATGTCCGAACTGGGCAACTTCATCGCCTTCCAGGCCGCAGTCTCCCTGATCAAGCAGCACGGGAAAGGCCGCCTGCTGGAAGAAGTCTTCCAGGCGTGCAAGGCGGAACTGGCCAAACCCAGGGAAGAACGCCGCAACTGCGTCAAAGCCATTTACAACGGCCTGACGGATGCGGAAATCTCACGGGAAATCACCCGCCTGGTCACTCCGCACGACGCACCGTGCCCGGTGGAAGTCATCTTCCAGACCATCGAAAACCTCCACGCCTCCATTGAAGGACCCTGCGGGGACTGGTATTTTACGGGCGACTATCCCACGCCGGGCGGCTACACCACAGTTAATGTGGCATACATGCGCTGGTTTGAGGGTAAAGGGGGCCGTGCATACGATTTGCCCTTGTAG
- the purM gene encoding phosphoribosylformylglycinamidine cyclo-ligase: MSGKLTYKQSGVDTKEAAAFVSDISSHVKRTQKKRSLHQAFGLFAAAYDLSSYQEPVIVTGCDGVGTKTEILFELDMVETAGKDLVAMNVNDILTTGGDPLLFLDYLGISNLETERTRITRLVAGMCDYLESCNCILAGGETAEMPGVVPESIVELSGFCIGCCEKSKLIDPATVRPGDIFIGYKSDSFHANGWSLIRRVLEENPDVVNEEELRSLLQPTRLYHDVVEDMRRSNVIPKAYAHITGGGLPENLERFLGDYGADLTIPYWDNEAAQKILKHVDAGDRFNTFNMGIGWVAIVKPEDVEAALKAGPGGVVIGTLREGRGIHVKVEGE, translated from the coding sequence ATGTCCGGCAAGTTAACCTATAAGCAATCGGGGGTCGATACCAAGGAAGCGGCAGCTTTTGTATCCGACATCAGTTCTCACGTTAAAAGAACACAGAAAAAGCGCTCTCTGCACCAGGCTTTCGGTCTCTTTGCCGCCGCTTATGACCTGAGTTCCTATCAGGAACCCGTCATCGTCACCGGATGCGACGGCGTAGGCACCAAGACGGAAATCCTCTTTGAACTGGACATGGTGGAAACCGCCGGCAAGGACCTCGTGGCCATGAACGTCAACGACATCCTTACCACCGGAGGTGATCCCCTTCTCTTCCTGGACTATCTGGGCATCTCCAATCTGGAAACGGAACGCACGCGCATTACGCGCCTGGTGGCCGGCATGTGCGACTATCTGGAATCCTGCAACTGCATCCTCGCCGGCGGAGAAACGGCTGAAATGCCCGGGGTCGTTCCGGAATCCATCGTGGAGCTTTCCGGCTTCTGCATCGGGTGTTGTGAAAAAAGCAAGCTGATCGATCCTGCGACCGTACGCCCCGGAGACATCTTCATAGGCTACAAATCCGACAGCTTCCACGCCAACGGCTGGAGCCTCATCCGCCGCGTTCTGGAAGAAAACCCGGACGTCGTCAACGAAGAGGAACTCCGCTCCCTGCTGCAGCCCACCCGCCTGTACCACGACGTGGTGGAAGACATGCGCCGCTCCAACGTCATTCCCAAAGCATACGCCCACATCACCGGAGGCGGCCTCCCGGAAAACCTGGAACGCTTCCTGGGAGACTATGGCGCGGACCTGACCATTCCGTACTGGGACAATGAAGCGGCCCAGAAAATACTGAAGCACGTGGACGCCGGAGACCGCTTCAACACGTTCAACATGGGCATCGGCTGGGTGGCTATCGTCAAACCGGAAGACGTGGAGGCCGCGCTCAAGGCAGGCCCGGGCGGCGTAGTGATCGGCACACTCAGAGAAGGCCGCGGCATTCATGTAAAAGTAGAGGGCGAATAA
- a CDS encoding DoxX family protein, with the protein MEQNKCKSSACCLLGSLATNTSMDFGVLLLRLGVGAMMLVHGIPKLNMLLSGNWAMFEDPLGIGSFLSLLLCVGAEVGCSVLLFFGFLTRLASLILIINMCVALFLYLGLSGWGAQELAAIYLLIYLTLFYTGPGKFSVDAWWLRRDCKIEVE; encoded by the coding sequence ATGGAACAGAATAAATGCAAATCTTCCGCATGCTGCCTGCTGGGATCACTTGCCACAAATACCAGCATGGACTTCGGCGTTCTGCTGTTGCGCCTGGGCGTGGGCGCGATGATGCTGGTGCACGGCATCCCGAAGCTGAACATGCTCCTCAGCGGAAACTGGGCCATGTTTGAAGACCCGCTGGGTATCGGTTCCTTCCTTTCGCTGCTGCTCTGCGTAGGAGCGGAAGTGGGATGTTCCGTTCTTCTGTTTTTCGGTTTCCTGACGCGCCTGGCCTCCCTGATCCTCATCATCAACATGTGCGTGGCCCTGTTCCTTTACCTTGGCCTGTCCGGCTGGGGTGCCCAGGAACTGGCGGCCATCTACCTCCTGATTTACCTGACCCTCTTTTACACGGGGCCCGGCAAATTCTCCGTGGATGCATGGTGGCTCCGGCGGGACTGCAAAATAGAGGTGGAATAA
- a CDS encoding GDSL-type esterase/lipase family protein: MKKAIIASVLSALFIGSLHAAPVKVACVGDSITFGSGLKPGDARYPQVLATLMGPDYDVKGFGNPGKTAGNYPGQAGRWFGSTPQHKQALDFKADIYISNLGINDTGRWWNPDLFVKGYDDLFKAWKTASPKARFFAWGMLGPDYRGPLGKKAFPGNCYPDVRKYALSDNGSAANRPEAEKLIASVARRHKAALFDALTPLSDHPEWYVDGLHPTAEGARRIAEITFAKLVKNMKIKQPAPQLETGTDSLIINNKGNSGILLDGWRLTDGTGTLVFENATVVHPGDRIIISIGTETQTDPTKPLAIKSAKSPSAFKLLPPRK, translated from the coding sequence ATGAAAAAGGCCATCATCGCATCCGTCCTGTCCGCTCTCTTCATCGGTAGTCTTCATGCGGCCCCCGTCAAGGTAGCCTGCGTAGGAGACAGCATCACGTTCGGCTCCGGGCTCAAGCCGGGAGATGCCCGCTACCCCCAGGTGCTCGCCACCCTGATGGGGCCGGACTATGACGTCAAGGGATTCGGCAACCCTGGAAAAACGGCGGGAAACTATCCGGGACAGGCAGGCCGCTGGTTCGGAAGCACCCCCCAGCACAAGCAGGCCCTGGACTTCAAGGCGGACATCTATATCAGCAACCTGGGCATCAACGACACGGGGCGCTGGTGGAATCCCGACCTGTTCGTCAAGGGCTACGACGACCTGTTCAAGGCATGGAAAACCGCCAGCCCGAAAGCCAGATTCTTTGCCTGGGGCATGCTGGGACCGGACTACCGCGGACCGCTCGGCAAAAAAGCCTTCCCCGGCAACTGCTATCCGGACGTACGCAAATACGCCTTATCGGACAACGGTTCCGCCGCCAATCGGCCGGAAGCGGAAAAACTGATTGCCTCCGTAGCACGCAGGCACAAAGCCGCACTCTTTGACGCCCTCACCCCCCTTTCCGACCATCCGGAATGGTATGTGGACGGCCTGCACCCTACGGCGGAAGGCGCCAGGCGCATTGCGGAAATCACCTTCGCCAAACTGGTGAAAAACATGAAAATCAAACAGCCGGCTCCCCAGCTGGAAACAGGCACGGATAGCCTTATTATCAACAACAAGGGAAACTCCGGCATCCTGCTGGACGGCTGGAGGCTCACGGACGGAACCGGAACGCTGGTCTTTGAAAACGCCACGGTTGTTCACCCCGGAGACAGGATCATCATCAGCATCGGAACGGAAACGCAAACGGACCCGACGAAGCCCCTGGCAATCAAATCCGCCAAATCCCCTTCCGCGTTCAAATTGCTGCCGCCAAGAAAATAA